The genomic segment AACGGAATCGGTTCTTCTTGAACTGCTCGCCGCCGGGATAATCGTAGAGACGGGAGAAAGAGGCAAGACCGTTGCGGTCGAGAAGGTCCAGAAAGGCGGGATGGATGGAAAGTCCATCCTCCCGGGTGAAGTCAATGGGCGTCATCATCTTCTCGGTTGCGATCAACTCCTCATCTTAATGGGAAAAAGAAACATTTGAACTTCCGCTGGGGGAGAGGGAGAGGGGGGGGAATCTTGGCTGCTACAGGAACTCCCTGAAACAGGGAATCGTTTTTTACAGTCCATCTCTTATGCAGACAAAGTGGTGATTTCAACCGTATTTTGCTTCTCACGAGCTCTTTCAACGATTTTTTCAAGTTTAGAAGCAATAGAATCGTTAATCCAATCCGCGCCACACTGCGAACAAACCGTTGCAGGCACCTGACGAACCACTACAACACCGAATCCCATATCAACGGTAAATGTAGTTTTCCCGGCTTTCTTGTGTCCCCCACACAAAGGACATTTTCCCGGCGATTGATTCATCTTAATCTCCTTGTTTTGTAATCTGCCTTAAAGTGCTCAAGATCCGGTCTGTAGGCAGTTATGACAAAAACGCAATCAGAGTTCGCATCATAAGCGGCCACAACATGAAAGGGCTTTTTCGCAATCCACCCGAGGAACAGCCCGGACGGCAATGGCTTGTCATCAGGATACATCTCAATTATCTCCCCAGATGACAAAACTTCTTTAACAATCGTCGTCGAAATCCCCCGTTGCAACATACGTTCAAGTGCATGTCTCTGCCACTCTATCCGTTTTTTCTCTACTGACTTCCTAATTCTATCAATGTCCATTGACAATCGCAATTCCTATTATCTCACAACATACATCCTGCGTGGATCCTAAAGGAACTCCCTGAAATAGGGGATCGTTTTTTGCAATCCTTCTTCAAGAGTGACTCCCGGTTCCCACCCGAGATGTTTCTTCGCCAACGAGATGTCCGGTTGCCGCCGCACCGGGTCGTCCTCCGGGAGGGGTTTATAAACAATCTTCGACTGCGAGCCGGTCAGTTCAATCACCTTCTCCGCCAATTCCAGGATCGTAAATTCCACGGGATTGCCCAGGTTGACCGGTCCGGTGAATTCATCAGGGCTCTCCATCAGTCGGAGAAACCCCTTGATCAGGTCATCAACGTAACAGAAACT from the Deltaproteobacteria bacterium genome contains:
- a CDS encoding type II toxin-antitoxin system MqsA family antitoxin — its product is MNQSPGKCPLCGGHKKAGKTTFTVDMGFGVVVVRQVPATVCSQCGADWINDSIASKLEKIVERAREKQNTVEITTLSA
- a CDS encoding DUF4258 domain-containing protein; protein product: MDIDRIRKSVEKKRIEWQRHALERMLQRGISTTIVKEVLSSGEIIEMYPDDKPLPSGLFLGWIAKKPFHVVAAYDANSDCVFVITAYRPDLEHFKADYKTRRLR